From a single Arachis hypogaea cultivar Tifrunner chromosome 3, arahy.Tifrunner.gnm2.J5K5, whole genome shotgun sequence genomic region:
- the LOC140183652 gene encoding uncharacterized protein translates to MDKVSSDCPYPGCFFCVMKEGNPSKRRASILKFFRELPSQDDDGQVLSISGLWNTTMAHPNDPEFIELGIFECMAALIWKGLKNRCWLSHDQNICIPYYAAHIIGSYTMNMEEFAESAVHAGVIPALVELLRGRLTWVEQRVAVRALGHLATYASTFPTVASHGEILELSIQLAMSSPGNSLFALLPIC, encoded by the coding sequence ATGGATAAAGTTTCATCAGACTGTCCATACCCGGGGTGCTTCTTTTGTGTTATGAAGGAAGGGAATCCAAGTAAACGTAGAGCAAGTATACTGAAATTCTTTCGGGAACTTCCATCTCAGGATGATGATGGTCAGGTGCTCTCTATCAGTGGCTTGTGGAACACGACAATGGCACATCCAAATGACCCTGAGTTCATAGAGCTAGGAATTTTTGAATGCATGGCTGCTCTAATATGGAAGGGACTGAAGAATCGGTGCTGGCTTTCTCACGACCAAAATATTTGCATTCCTTATTATGCAGCTCATATAATTGGTTCCTACACAATGAATATGGAAGAATTTGCTGAAAGTGCTGTGCATGCTGGGGTCATTCCTGCTCTGGTTGAGCTTTTAAGAGGTAGATTAACTTGGGTTGAGCAGAGAGTAGCAGTACGAGCTTTAGGACATTTAGCTACATATGCCAGCACTTTTCCTACTGTAGCAAGTCATGGTGAAATTCTTGAGCTCTCCATCCAGTTAGCAATGAGTTCCCCTGGAAATAGTTTATTCGCACTTTTACCAATATGTTGA